ATGGTGCTGCCCACGCTGTACGACATCACCGCCTCTCCGCTCGCCTTCAGCGACGAGAAGGGGAACACCGGTGTGCTGCAGACCGTCGACAACTCCTGGACCGAGCGCATCGCACGGGTCGCCTGCGTCGAGATGGGGTGCTCGGTCATGATCTCCGGGTTCCCCATGTCGGGCACCGCGGCACGCGAGTCGCTCGTCTCGGGCTCGCTGTCGCGCTGCATCGAGATCGGCCGGCAGATCGCCGGCGCCCGTGACGGCAAGAGTGACCCGGTCGCCGCGGCAGTCGAGCTGCTCGGCGGGCGCGAGCTCTTCGACGGCAAGGTCGTCGACGTGCAGCGCGCCACTACGACCGGGTTCGCCCGCGGCCAGGCCCGAATCGACGGCGAGGGCGGCGCCTCGATCATCCTGCACTTCCAGAACGAACACCTCGTCGCCGAGCAGGACGGCGAGACCCTGGCCACCACGCCCGACCTCATCATGGTGCTCGAGGCGGAATCGGGTGAGCCGATCACCACCGAGGGGCTGCGGTACGGGCAGCGGGTGCGCGTCATCGCCGCCCCGGCCGACGAGCGCTGGCACTCCGCCGAGGCGCTCGCCATGGTAGGGCCCGGGTACTTCGGCTACGACATCCCCGCCCGCCGTTTCGACG
This is a stretch of genomic DNA from Microbacterium sp. YJN-G. It encodes these proteins:
- a CDS encoding DUF917 domain-containing protein, with translation MAWTITTDHIDGLARGAAVLGTGGGGDPYIGALLARQALSERDVTVVSLDEVPDDALVLFVAMMGAPTVMVEKLPSLAEVIEPVRALGVHLGRPITHIACAEVGGVNSTIPIAAAAALDLPLLDADGMGRAFPELQMVLPTLYDITASPLAFSDEKGNTGVLQTVDNSWTERIARVACVEMGCSVMISGFPMSGTAARESLVSGSLSRCIEIGRQIAGARDGKSDPVAAAVELLGGRELFDGKVVDVQRATTTGFARGQARIDGEGGASIILHFQNEHLVAEQDGETLATTPDLIMVLEAESGEPITTEGLRYGQRVRVIAAPADERWHSAEALAMVGPGYFGYDIPARRFDGTISTGIPAEVMA